The Henckelia pumila isolate YLH828 chromosome 2, ASM3356847v2, whole genome shotgun sequence genome includes a window with the following:
- the LOC140880330 gene encoding pleiotropic drug resistance protein 1-like, translated as MDRAANFYGASSSIRASNASNSIRQQDVDEEELKWAALEKLPTYDRLRKGLILGSKGGAVEVDVANLGFQERKDLLHRLLNAADEEHEKFLLKLRDRIDRVGIDLPTIEVRFEHLNIGAEVYTGSRALPTFLNSTLNMFQGFLSCLHVHQTKKKHITILEDISGIIRPCRMTLLLGPPSSGKTTLLLALAGKLDSNLEFSGSVTYNGHGMDEFIPQKTAAYIGQHDVHIGEMTVRETLEFSARCQGIGSRYEMLSELSRREKIANIKPDPDIDIFMKAASIDGQEANIIPDYVLKVLGLEVCADIMVGDDRVRGISGGQKKRVTTGEMLVGPMNALFMDEISNGLDSSTTFQIVNSLRQYIHILKGTAFISLLQPAPETYEMFDDIILLSDGKIVYQGPRENVLEFFEFMGFRCPQRKGVADFLQEVTSQKDQQQYWMQAGEKPYRFVTVNEFMEGFQSFHVGKTLKDNMESPFDKSTSHPAALTTREYGASIKELLKTLSSRELLLMKRNSFVYIFKIFQLTTVALIAMTIFFRTKMHRSTINDGNIFVGALFFSCTMIMFNGMAEVSMTIYKLPVFYKHRHSLFYPSWLYALPLWIVRIPLSFIDVAVWVSLTYYVIGFDPYVGRFFRQYLILLLLNQMASSLFRCLGTVGRDMIVANTFGSFALVLLFAMGGVVLSRVDVKKWWIWVYWSSPMMYAQNAIAVNEFRGNGWKNVVPYTNESLGVVVLKARGFLPEESMYWIGVGALFGFTILFNVCTMAALTFLNPFEESHVGKLEEMERIDNDDDILVNGHIDPITEAGEERRRGMVLPFEPHSITFDEIVYSVDMPQEMKERGILEDRLVLLNSVSGAFKPGVLTALMGVSGAGKTTLMDVLAGRKTGGHIDGNITISGYPKKQETFARISGYCEQNDIHSPHVNVYESLLYSAWLRLPTKVGDDTRKMFIDEVMKLMELTKIRDSQVGLPGINGLSTEQRKRLTIAVELVANPSIIFMDEPTSGLDARAAAIVMRTVRNTVDTGRTVVCTIHQPSIDIFEAFDELFLLKRGGEEIYVGPLGHNSAHLIQYFEGIQGVSKIKDGYNPATWMLEITDPAQEMALGVDFAQVYKNSELYRRTKSIINELSSPQQGTRELYFPTRFSQPFHVQCMACLWKQYYSYWRNPTYTAVRFWFTVFIGLIFGSMFWDLGSKRSTEQEIFNAMGSLYTSVLFLGIQNAVAVQPVVATERTVFYREKAAGMYSAIPYAFAQVAIEFPYIFFQVIFYGIIVYAMIGFEWTAAKFLWFIFFIYFTLLYFTFYGMMAVAVSPNHHIAYIIAAAFIAIWNLFSGFIIPRPRIPIWWRWYAWACPVAWTLYGLITSQFGDIKDKMDSQITVEEFLRSYFGFRHDFLGLVAGMVVGFTVLFILIFAFSIKMFNFQRR; from the exons ATGGACAGAGCAGCCAATTTTTACGGAGCAAGTTCAAGCATCAGAGCAAGCAATGCTTCCAACTCCATTCGACAACAAGACGTCGATGAAGAAGAACTGAAATGGGCTGCGTTGGAAAAGCTTCCCACGTATGACCGTTTGAGGAAAGGACTCATTCTGGGATCAAAGGGTGGTGCTGTGGAAGTTGATGTGGCAAATCTTGGTTTTCAAGAAAGAAAAGATTTGCTCCATAGGCTACTAAATGCCGCCGATGAAGAACACGAAAAGTTCTTGCTTAAGCTTCGGGATCGAATCGACAG AGTTGGAATTGATTTGCCGACAATAGAAGTTAGATTTGAGCATCTTAATATTGGTGCAGAAGTTTATACAGGAAGCAGAGCTTTGCCAACATTTCTTAACTCCACCCTCAATATGTTTCAG GGGTTCTTGAGTTGTCTGCATGTGCACCAAACCAAAAAGAAACATATTACCATCCTCGAGGATATTAGTGGAATCATCAGACCTTGCAG AATGACGTTGCTTCTAGGCCCCCCGAGTTCAGGAAAAACGACCCTGCTATTGGCTTTGGCCGGAAAGCTCGATTCTAATTTGGAG TTTTCTGGGAGTGTGACGTATAATGGCCATGGAATGGATGAATTCATACCCCAAAAGACTGCTGCATACATTGGCCAACATGATGTCCATATTGGAGAAATGACCGTGAGGGAAACACTTGAATTCTCAGCAAGATGCCAAGGCATCGGATCTCGTTATG AGATGCTATCTGAGTTATCGAGAAGAGAAAAAATCGCAAATATTAAGCCTGATCCAGATATAGATATCTTCATGAAG GCTGCTTCTATAGACGGACAAGAGGCGAACATTATACCGGATTATGTTCTTAAG GTTTTAGGACTTGAAGTTTGTGCAGACATAATGGTTGGAGATGATCGTGTTCGTGGAATATCAGGAGGCCAAAAGAAACGCGTTACAACAG GTGAGATGCTGGTTGGACCAATGAATGCTCTCTTCATGGATGAGATTTCGAATGGTTTGGACAGTTCCACAACATTCCAGATCGTAAATTCACTGAGACAATATATCCATATCCTCAAAGGAACTGCTTTTATATCGCTGTTGCAGCCAGCCCCCGAAACATACGAAATGTTTGACGATATCATATTGTTGTCTGATGGCAAAATTGTTTATCAGGGCCCTCGTGAAAACGTGCTTGAGTTTTTCGAATTCATGGGATTTAGATGTCCACAGAGGAAAGGAGTGGCAGATTTTCTTCAAGAA GTGACATCACAGAAAGATCAACAACAATATTGGATGCAAGCTGGAGAGAAACCATACAGATTTGTTACTGTGAATGAATTTATGGAGGGGTTTCAATCTTTTCATGTTGGGAAAACATTGAAAGATAATATGGAGTCTCCATTTGATAAGAGCACAAGCCATCCCGCAGCGTTGACAACCAGAGAATACGGCGCAAGTATAAAAGAACTACTGAAAACCTTGTCTTCAAGAGAGCTTCTGCTAATGAAGAGAAACTCTTTTGTCTACATTTTCAAGATTTTCCAA CTTACTACAGTAGCATTGATCGCCATGACTATCTTCTTTCGAACTAAGATGCATCGAAGTACCATAAATGACGGCAACATATTCGTCGGCGCACTATTCTTCTCATGCACAATGATTATGTTCAATGGCATGGCAGAGGTTTCCATGACTATTTACAAGCTTCCGGTTTTTTACAAACACAGACACTCTTTGTTTTATCCATCATGGCTCTATGCTCTTCCATTGTGGATAGTCAGGATCCCTTTATCCTTTATTGATGTCGCAGTCTGGGTTTCCTTGACTTACTATGTGATAGGATTTGATCCATATGTTGGGCG ATTTTTCAGACAATATTTGATACTCTTGCTTCTAAACCAGATGGCATCTTCGTTGTTCCGATGCTTAGGGACTGTGGGTAGAGACATGATCGTCGCAAACACGTTTGGATCATTTGCATTAGTCCTACTTTTCGCAATGGGTGGTGTTGTCTTGTCACGAG TTGATGTGAAAAAATGGTGGATTTGGGTATATTGGTCCTCCCCTATGATGTATGCTCAGAATGCAATTGCTGTGAACGAATTTAGAGGGAATGGCTGGAAAAAT GTTGTTCCATACACAAATGAATCATTAGGAGTGGTGGTTCTAAAAGCTCGAGGATTTTTACCAGAAGAAAGCATGTACTGGATAGGAGTAGGGGCATTATTTGGTTTCACCATTCTATTCAATGTTTGTACTATGGCAGCTCTCACTTTTCTAAATC CTTTTGAAGAGTCTCATGTTGGTAAACTAGAAGAAATGGAAAGAATAGATAATGATGATGATATCCTAGTGAATGGTCATATCGATCCCATCACCGAGGCTGGGGAGGAAAGGAGACGAGGAATGGTTCTTCCATTTGAACCACATTCCATCACCTTTGATGAGATCGTGTACTCAGTAGACATGCCGCAG GAAATGAAAGAGAGGGGTATTCTTGAGGATAGACTAGTACTTCTGAATAGCGTGAGTGGAGCATTTAAACCCGGCGTTCTTACAGCTTTGATGGGAGTTAGCGGTGCTGGTAAAACGACTCTTATGGATGTGTTGGCTGGTCGGAAAACAGGAGGTCATATTGATGGGAATATTACAATTTCGGGATATCCCAAGAAGCAAGAAACATTTGCTCGAATTTCCGGATATTGCGAGCAGAATGATATTCATTCTCCCCATGTCAATGTATATGAATCTTTGCTTTACTCTGCTTGGCTACGGCTGCCTACAAAAGTCGGCGATGATACCAGAAAG ATGTTCATTGACGAAGTCATGAAGCTCATGGAACTCACAAAGATAAGAGATTCACAGGTTGGATTACCCGGGATCAATGGTCTGTCAACGGAGCAACGGAAGAGGCTGACAATTGCTGTGGAGCTAGTGGCAAACCCATCTATAATATTCATGGATGAGCCAACATCAGGACTTGATGCAAGAGCTGCTGCAATTGTTATGAGAACAGTCAGAAACACAGTCGATACAGGAAGAACAGTCGTGTGCACTATCCACCAGCCCAGCATTGACATATTTGAAGCTTTTGATGAG CTATTTCTACTGAAACGAGGAGGAGAAGAGATATATGTAGGGCCATTGGGACATAATTCTGCACACCTGATCCAATACTTCGAG GGTATTCAAGGTGTGAGCAAAATCAAAGACGGTTATAATCCTGCAACATGGATGCTAGAAATCACTGATCCTGCACAGGAGATGGCCTTAGGGGTCGATTTTGCTCAAGTGtataaaaattcagaattatACAG GAGGACCAAATCTATAATCAACGAGCTAAGTTCACCACAACAAGGTACAAGAGAGCTATATTTCCCTACTCGATTCTCACAACCTTTCCATGTTCAATGCATGGCTTGCCTGTGGAAACAATACTACTCGTACTGGCGAAATCCAACTTATACTGCTGTGAGATTCTGGTTCACAGTGTTCATTGGGCTGATCTTTGGAAGCATGTTCTGGGATCTTGGCTCTAAGAG GAGTACCGAACAAGAGATATTCAATGCCATGGGTTCTTTGTACACATCAGTCCTGTTCCTAGGAATACAAAATGCGGTAGCTGTGCAGCCAGTAGTCGCTACCGAAAGAACTGTATTTTACAGAGAGAAAGCAGCAGGAATGTATTCAGCCATTCCATACGCGTTCGCACAA GTTGCCATCGAATTTCCATACATATTCTTCCAAGTTATATTCTACGGCATTATAGTCTATGCAATGATAGGATTCGAGTGGACAGCAGCGAAATTCCTCTGGTTCATATTCTTCATATACTTCACATTGTTGTATTTCACATTCTATGGAATGATGGCTGTTGCTGTGTCACCTAATCACCATATTGCGTATATAATTGCCGCGGCCTTCATTGCCATATGGAACCTGTTCTCTGGGTTCATAATACCACGCCCT AGGATACCTATATGGTGGAGATGGTACGCTTGGGCATGCCCGGTTGCATGGACGTTGTACGGCTTGATAACTTCTCAGTTCGGAGATATCAAAGACAAAATGGACTCACAGATTACAGTTGAAGAGTTTTTGAGAAGTTACTTTGGTTTCAGACATGATTTTCTTGGACTTGTTGCAGGCATGGTTGTCGGATTCACAGTTCTTTTCATCCTCATATTTGCATTCTCTATCAAGATGTTCAATTTCCAAAGGAGATGA